A window of the Lentisphaera araneosa HTCC2155 genome harbors these coding sequences:
- a CDS encoding sulfatase-like hydrolase/transferase, with product MIKLNRQFVTSLACLAFFTGVVSLQAQQKPNILFYLTDDLGYGDIGCYGAEGQYTPAIDQLAKEGTKFSSFYVHQRCSPSRAAFMTGSYAHRVGLPQVIYKHREGPIGLNPSEITLPELMKTAGYNTALVGKWHLGEWKPFHPLNHGYDYFYGFLKVIEGSEKPSLIENRKELASKIQKTEGQAPGMVKAAINFMTKHKKNPFFLVYSDPMPHAPYFPSEQFKGTSKRGNYGEVIHEIDWQFKHLMDALDELGLKENTIVVFTSDNGPPVERQKKYDVGLSGPLRDGKWTNFEGGVRVPFIIRWPGKVKVDASSDAMIGIIDMLPTFCELAGVDVPNDRVIDGVNILPQLLGDQESKALRETQIVPGATIIHNGWKYYAKQQNPYNNKKPEDWNGLQPAKEGALFNLKEDIGETTEVSAQHPEIAESLKKNMAKFMAELKKNSRPAGDASNLAEKNFQIERLPASSQAANKSAKGSKKKKDKKNKKNKK from the coding sequence ATGATAAAACTGAATCGACAATTTGTTACCTCCCTAGCATGTCTCGCATTTTTCACTGGCGTCGTGAGTTTGCAGGCTCAGCAAAAACCCAATATTCTTTTTTACCTCACCGATGACCTCGGTTATGGGGATATCGGCTGTTACGGAGCGGAAGGTCAGTACACGCCGGCCATTGATCAGTTGGCGAAAGAGGGGACGAAGTTTTCCAGCTTCTACGTGCATCAGCGCTGTAGCCCCAGTAGGGCGGCATTCATGACGGGTTCATACGCTCATCGAGTGGGCTTGCCACAAGTTATATACAAACATAGAGAGGGGCCAATAGGACTTAATCCATCGGAAATTACACTTCCCGAGTTAATGAAAACGGCGGGGTATAACACTGCTCTCGTTGGTAAATGGCATTTAGGTGAGTGGAAACCCTTTCATCCTTTAAACCATGGCTATGATTATTTTTATGGCTTCCTCAAAGTTATAGAGGGCTCTGAAAAGCCCTCACTCATTGAAAACAGAAAAGAGCTCGCCAGTAAAATTCAAAAGACTGAGGGACAGGCTCCGGGTATGGTGAAAGCAGCTATTAATTTCATGACGAAACACAAAAAGAACCCCTTCTTCCTGGTTTATTCTGACCCCATGCCTCATGCGCCTTATTTTCCTTCTGAGCAATTTAAAGGAACATCAAAACGCGGTAATTACGGCGAAGTCATTCACGAAATCGACTGGCAGTTTAAGCATTTAATGGATGCTCTGGATGAATTGGGACTGAAAGAGAATACCATTGTTGTTTTTACCTCTGATAATGGCCCCCCAGTTGAACGTCAAAAAAAGTATGATGTTGGTTTAAGTGGCCCTCTACGCGATGGTAAATGGACGAATTTTGAGGGCGGTGTACGCGTGCCATTCATTATTCGTTGGCCCGGAAAAGTTAAGGTCGATGCCTCAAGTGATGCGATGATCGGCATTATTGACATGCTTCCAACTTTCTGTGAGCTTGCCGGAGTTGATGTTCCAAATGATCGCGTGATTGATGGTGTTAATATTCTTCCACAGTTACTTGGTGATCAAGAAAGCAAAGCTTTGCGTGAGACGCAAATTGTCCCTGGAGCGACCATTATCCACAATGGCTGGAAATATTATGCGAAACAACAAAATCCCTACAATAACAAAAAGCCTGAAGATTGGAATGGACTGCAACCAGCCAAGGAGGGAGCGCTCTTTAACCTTAAAGAAGACATCGGAGAAACGACTGAAGTATCCGCTCAGCATCCCGAGATCGCTGAATCTTTGAAGAAAAACATGGCCAAATTTATGGCTGAATTAAAGAAGAACTCCAGACCGGCTGGTGATGCTTCAAATCTTGCAGAGAAAAACTTCCAAATCGAACGCTTGCCAGCGAGTTCTCAAGCCGCAAATAAAAGCGCAAAGGGCAGCAAAAAGAAGAAAGACAAAAAGAATAAGAAGAACAAAAAATAA
- a CDS encoding sulfatase family protein, with protein sequence MKFCLLLLSAFLTSSLWAEKPNIVVFLADDTDKSQVSLYGAKILTPNLDRLAKEGMVFNQAYVSSTVCVPSRYTFVTGRHPGRSKYPSYIEEFPENKQGSPEFNVGLELDGMNVGKVLADNGYVTGWTGKYHIGGVDFKTKLGEAKGLDPTLKESDEIMMALEEATRKHVTEKLGWSWAKHMYEGNMVRGYSEHNLEWTVEAALDFLEENKDKPFYLHVTTTLLHGPDQSWESSFKHPNITGEGRISRKLDAEMPPRETIAKRLKEAGYDHALGLTWMDDGIGAILNKLDELGIADNTIFIFVPDHGSTKKASMFSKDGSNVPMVVRYPNGIKAGTVSDSLVQNIDFVPTFFDYAGVTPPEAYEMDGVSMRPVFEDPEKQIHESLFFQLGSARGVLKDGFKYIANRFSEDRIKKIKSVSNKEGLGAKMTYTDGHIGVGTRGMRFNPEYLEYDQLYNLSDDALEKKNLSKNPEYAQKLKEMKAELLTHLKPFDRPFGEFIEGPGAVAPGQIDEEIATLKAHILAGGYVGKPKSTPKNKGKKKKK encoded by the coding sequence ATGAAATTTTGTTTGTTATTATTATCCGCGTTTTTGACTTCGTCCTTGTGGGCCGAGAAGCCCAATATTGTTGTCTTTCTTGCAGATGATACAGATAAGTCTCAAGTGAGTCTCTATGGTGCCAAGATACTGACGCCTAATCTGGATCGTTTAGCTAAGGAAGGCATGGTGTTTAACCAGGCATATGTAAGTTCGACTGTTTGTGTACCTTCGCGATATACTTTTGTGACGGGGCGTCATCCTGGTCGTTCAAAGTACCCGTCTTACATAGAGGAGTTTCCGGAAAATAAGCAGGGCTCACCGGAATTTAATGTGGGGCTAGAGCTAGATGGTATGAATGTTGGAAAAGTCCTTGCCGATAATGGCTACGTGACGGGATGGACCGGTAAGTATCATATTGGTGGTGTGGATTTTAAAACTAAACTAGGTGAAGCCAAGGGCTTAGACCCCACTTTGAAAGAATCTGATGAAATCATGATGGCATTAGAAGAGGCCACACGTAAACACGTGACAGAGAAGCTTGGATGGTCATGGGCTAAACACATGTATGAAGGCAATATGGTTCGTGGCTACAGTGAGCATAACTTGGAATGGACGGTAGAAGCTGCGCTAGATTTCCTGGAAGAGAATAAAGATAAGCCCTTTTATTTGCACGTCACTACAACTCTACTGCACGGCCCAGATCAGTCTTGGGAGTCGAGCTTTAAGCATCCAAATATTACTGGAGAAGGTCGTATAAGTCGTAAACTTGATGCTGAAATGCCTCCTAGAGAAACAATTGCCAAGCGTTTAAAAGAAGCCGGCTATGATCATGCCTTAGGCTTGACCTGGATGGATGATGGCATTGGCGCAATTTTAAATAAGTTGGATGAATTGGGTATTGCTGATAATACAATTTTTATTTTCGTCCCTGATCATGGCTCTACGAAAAAGGCCTCTATGTTCAGCAAGGATGGTAGCAATGTGCCAATGGTGGTGCGCTATCCAAATGGGATTAAAGCCGGCACTGTATCTGATTCCCTTGTTCAGAATATTGACTTTGTTCCGACCTTTTTTGACTATGCGGGAGTTACGCCTCCAGAGGCTTACGAAATGGATGGCGTTTCCATGCGACCTGTTTTTGAAGACCCGGAAAAGCAGATTCACGAGAGTCTCTTTTTCCAATTGGGAAGTGCTCGCGGGGTGCTTAAGGATGGTTTTAAATACATTGCCAACCGTTTTTCAGAAGACCGGATTAAGAAAATTAAGTCAGTGAGTAATAAAGAGGGCTTAGGGGCAAAAATGACCTATACCGATGGTCACATTGGCGTGGGGACGCGCGGCATGAGATTTAATCCAGAGTACTTGGAGTATGATCAGCTTTATAATTTGAGTGATGATGCCCTGGAGAAGAAAAATTTATCTAAAAACCCTGAGTATGCTCAGAAACTAAAGGAAATGAAGGCAGAGCTACTGACACACCTGAAGCCTTTTGATCGCCCCTTTGGTGAATTTATTGAAGGCCCTGGCGCTGTGGCTCCCGGTCAGATTGACGAGGAGATTGCGACTTTAAAGGCGCATATCCTAGCTGGTGGTTACGTGGGTAAACCCAAGAGTACACCTAAAAATAAGGGTAAAAAGAAAAAGAAGTAA
- a CDS encoding sulfatase-like hydrolase/transferase, with translation MIKALYTGVLLALSFTSPILAEEKPNFVIVLADDVAWSSFGCNDAGLYTNTPNIDKLAKQSVRFTNFSGAVAQCGPIRHELYTGLLPPTSGIYTNGNKPSGEFNNIANYLGDLGYRVGLAGKSHFKRVTDFIDIPGFAKDANHEEPTWEMSGVKQFLETSKSENKPFCMVVASVNAHHPWTIGDYKTYLDKVVIPPHMVDTPATRESLARHAAEVEDLDKQVGETMKIIDEMNLADNTVFIFLSEQGTSLPNGKWSIYDYGTKGLCLARWPGKFSPTVTDAVAMYCDISATLIDIAGGDAPAIDGRSFYSVLKGEASDHRDHAFLVHQAGGFMQRAIRSKEFKLIWSPKQENPYYVDTIMNPSRNSIFAVAWREWLEKAKTDSDAQMKADRLLISPEFELYDLKNDPWEMNNLATNPEYAQVVKQMHEKLKADMKEMNDEFSSIDPKDAKKAKKAKMKEQGQDPKKKKSAKKKGSDSDQSDKADKKKKREKKKAEK, from the coding sequence ATGATAAAAGCCTTATATACCGGTGTTTTACTCGCACTATCTTTTACGAGCCCAATACTGGCTGAAGAAAAACCTAACTTCGTCATTGTTTTGGCAGATGATGTCGCTTGGTCAAGCTTTGGCTGTAATGATGCAGGCCTTTATACAAATACCCCGAATATAGATAAGTTGGCTAAGCAAAGTGTTCGATTCACAAACTTTAGTGGAGCAGTAGCTCAGTGTGGTCCCATACGACATGAGCTTTACACAGGTCTGCTACCGCCAACAAGTGGTATTTACACAAATGGTAATAAACCTTCGGGAGAATTCAATAATATCGCTAATTATCTTGGGGACTTGGGTTACAGAGTCGGCTTAGCCGGTAAGAGCCACTTTAAAAGAGTGACTGATTTTATCGATATTCCCGGTTTTGCGAAGGACGCAAATCATGAGGAACCGACCTGGGAAATGAGTGGGGTAAAGCAGTTTTTAGAAACATCTAAATCGGAAAATAAACCGTTCTGTATGGTTGTCGCTTCAGTAAATGCTCATCATCCCTGGACCATTGGCGATTACAAAACTTACCTGGATAAGGTTGTCATACCGCCCCACATGGTGGATACGCCTGCAACGCGTGAATCGCTGGCAAGGCACGCTGCTGAGGTAGAAGACCTGGATAAACAGGTCGGAGAGACCATGAAGATTATTGATGAAATGAATCTTGCGGACAATACAGTTTTTATTTTTTTAAGTGAACAGGGTACCTCTTTACCCAATGGTAAATGGTCGATCTATGATTACGGCACCAAAGGCCTTTGTTTAGCGCGCTGGCCGGGTAAATTTAGCCCTACGGTGACAGATGCGGTAGCTATGTACTGCGATATCTCTGCAACTTTAATCGATATTGCAGGTGGAGATGCACCGGCAATCGACGGTAGAAGTTTTTACTCAGTTTTAAAAGGTGAAGCCTCTGACCATCGTGACCATGCTTTTTTAGTTCATCAGGCAGGCGGTTTTATGCAAAGAGCGATTCGTAGTAAAGAGTTCAAGCTAATCTGGAGTCCTAAGCAGGAGAACCCTTACTATGTAGATACTATTATGAACCCCAGTCGCAACTCCATATTTGCTGTGGCATGGAGAGAGTGGCTAGAAAAAGCTAAGACGGATTCAGATGCACAAATGAAAGCTGACCGCCTTTTAATAAGCCCTGAATTCGAGCTGTATGATCTGAAAAACGATCCCTGGGAAATGAATAACTTAGCTACAAATCCGGAATACGCACAAGTAGTTAAGCAGATGCATGAGAAGCTAAAAGCTGACATGAAAGAAATGAATGACGAGTTTTCAAGCATCGATCCAAAGGATGCCAAGAAAGCCAAAAAAGCCAAAATGAAAGAGCAGGGCCAAGATCCTAAAAAGAAAAAATCGGCCAAGAAAAAGGGCTCAGATAGCGATCAGTCTGATAAAGCAGACAAAAAGAAAAAGCGCGAAAAAAAGAAAGCGGAAAAGTAA
- a CDS encoding sulfatase family protein — MTFRTLIISLSFLLGFTAKAEMPNFIFIMTDDQGYGDLGCYGHPIIKTPNIDKMADRGVRFTDFYARHKCSPARASLMTGAFNFRVGVGSIVYPNSTTGLIKEVVTIPEMLKEKGYTTALIGKWHLGHTAGYLPRDQGFDYYFGVPGTNHGDAKTHKLPVAEGFKPSGEFTIEDYWADKGKGVHGNSTILMKNDNVIEWPTDITQLTKRYTHDAVRYIKENKDKPFFLYFAHGTPHHPYTVDAAFRGKSDHGLYGDMIEEIDWSVGEVIKALQENGIEKKTIIAFTSDNGADSKPNKEHAEKGSNLPLKGWKGSSEEGGVRVPFVLSWPGTLPEGKKTNEIASLMDIFPTYAALAGIEPEVPQKIDGNNIFPIMMCEPDVKSPNKYIFYAGNTPKITGVRNHRFKYSTKTSGLYDMHADIGETTNVADKYPEVLQELQKAMEAFQKDIDENSMEAPFDEGQAAYVEIKNKKDKNSKGDKNKEKSSKAKKNKEKKNKKNK, encoded by the coding sequence ATGACTTTTCGTACTCTTATAATTTCGCTCTCATTTTTACTAGGCTTTACTGCCAAGGCCGAAATGCCCAATTTCATCTTTATCATGACGGATGACCAGGGCTATGGTGATCTGGGTTGCTATGGTCACCCGATTATAAAGACGCCCAATATTGATAAAATGGCTGATAGGGGTGTTCGCTTTACCGATTTTTATGCGAGACATAAATGTTCGCCAGCTCGAGCTTCACTTATGACTGGTGCCTTTAATTTTCGCGTAGGCGTTGGTTCTATCGTTTACCCAAACTCAACGACAGGTTTGATTAAAGAAGTGGTGACGATTCCCGAAATGCTTAAAGAGAAAGGATACACCACTGCTCTAATTGGTAAATGGCACCTCGGTCACACTGCGGGTTACCTGCCAAGAGATCAGGGTTTTGATTATTACTTCGGTGTTCCAGGCACTAACCACGGTGATGCCAAGACTCACAAACTGCCGGTAGCCGAGGGTTTTAAACCAAGCGGGGAATTCACTATCGAGGATTATTGGGCCGACAAGGGCAAGGGCGTGCACGGGAATTCAACAATCTTGATGAAAAATGACAACGTCATCGAGTGGCCAACAGATATCACTCAATTGACTAAACGTTATACTCACGATGCAGTTAGGTACATTAAGGAAAATAAAGATAAACCATTTTTCCTTTACTTTGCTCATGGTACTCCTCACCACCCCTATACAGTTGATGCTGCATTTCGCGGAAAAAGTGATCATGGGCTTTATGGCGATATGATCGAGGAAATTGACTGGTCCGTTGGTGAAGTCATTAAGGCACTTCAAGAAAATGGCATTGAGAAAAAGACGATCATTGCTTTTACTTCAGATAATGGCGCGGATTCAAAACCAAATAAAGAACATGCCGAAAAGGGTTCAAACTTACCTTTAAAAGGCTGGAAGGGTAGTTCAGAAGAGGGCGGTGTTCGCGTTCCTTTTGTCCTTAGCTGGCCAGGAACTTTACCGGAAGGCAAAAAGACTAATGAGATTGCTTCGCTCATGGATATCTTTCCTACTTATGCAGCTTTAGCCGGGATTGAACCTGAGGTGCCCCAGAAAATTGATGGCAACAATATTTTCCCTATTATGATGTGTGAGCCTGATGTTAAGTCACCGAATAAGTATATCTTTTATGCTGGTAACACGCCAAAAATTACTGGAGTCCGCAACCATCGTTTCAAATATTCTACCAAAACTTCAGGCCTTTACGACATGCATGCTGATATTGGTGAAACAACAAATGTCGCGGATAAATACCCAGAAGTTTTACAGGAGCTCCAAAAGGCTATGGAAGCTTTCCAAAAGGATATCGATGAAAATTCAATGGAGGCTCCCTTTGATGAGGGTCAGGCGGCTTACGTAGAGATTAAGAACAAAAAAGACAAAAACTCCAAGGGAGATAAGAATAAAGAAAAAAGCTCCAAGGCTAAGAAGAATAAAGAGAAAAAGAATAAAAAGAATAAGTAA